CAATCCGAATGAAGTGATTGACCCAGGACTTGATAGCATCATCTTCGGCTGGAACGCCCCCATCGCCCCAAGGCAATCCACCTACCCAGCCGTTAAAAACGACGATCGCTATCCCGGTCACCTCATCCAAGTTCTTGAACTGGAGGGCCAACGATGACAGTTGCACAAGTCCGCCATCTCAACGCCTCCAGCACGCCCCAGTCGCCCCCATCTCGGAGGCAACAGACCTCCGACCAGCCCACACTCAAAATCACACTCACCCCGCTCGAACCCAACAAATTTCCCCCAGCTCATCACGATCGCAACGGCGAACTCGATACCTGGTCCACTTCCACGGGTTCAACCCAGCCTCAAAACAAAGTAGCTCTGCCCCAGCTCTGCCTCTGCCCCGGCGAAATCACTACCCTCCAAGTTGACTTAGATAATAGTCACCATTTTCCTGGGTACCAAATTTGTCTGATGAGCGATGCCTTATCCGGAGAACTCCAGCACAACAAAATCAAATACGAAATTTATCAGGATATTCAAGCATCCACTCACTTCTATACCGATTCCCCGGAGCACCCTCCGACGAAGCAGCTCAAGGTCGCACACTTGCCCCAGCAATTCTTCGTCCGCTTTTTCGCTGAATCAGACTTCTTTGAAGATCCATTACTACGTTCTAATCAAGGGGAATCCCCAAGTCTGAATTACTCAATCAACCTCCTCATCTACACCCTCACCAAAGTTGGTGAACCCCAGCATCTAATTGCTTCCCATGCCTTTGAACTCTTTGTCCGTCCCCGTACCCGTTACCTAGAGTTCCTGCCCGGCGTCTACCAAGAACGCAAATTTGTTGGTGATTTTATCAATCGCTTTCTCAAGATTTTCGAGCAAGCATTTGACCCTACCGTACAAACGATCGACAACCTCTGGGCCTACCTCGATCCACTCACCGCACCACGCGGGATGCTGCCATTCCTCGCCGAGTGGGTCAGCTGGCATAACGAAACCGACTGGCCGATCGAAAAGCAGCGCCAACTAATTCACCAAGCGATCGAACTATATCGCTGTCGTGGTACAAAACATGGGCTAAAACGCTACCTGCATTACTACACTAATCTCCCCGAAGCTAATATCAAAATTGATGACAAGCCCTACACTGGATTTACGCTCAACGATAGCGGTGTAGAACTCCCTCCAAGCAATCAATGGAGCGAATATGGCTATACACCAGCGATCACGTCCTCCGGGACAAACGTGGCCATCCTTGGTGCAGGCCAGGCTTTTCACTTTACAGTTACCTTAATCGTTGATCGTCCTAACCAGTACCTCGATCGCCAACTGATTGAATCCATCATCAATGAAACCAAACCCGCCTTCTGTACCTACGAACTAATCATCACCCGATTAGAAACCGAACTGGCAAATACAGAACCAGCAGGACTAATCACTAACCCGGAGGATAGTTCCTATGACTAATGCCTTCTTTGAACGTCTACATATTGGCAGCGATCGTCTCATCACCGTCGATCGTTGGCGTCAGGTCCACGACTATCATCGTCGTCGCCAAAACTGGTATTACCAGGCTTTATATCAACCGGGAATTATCGAAGGTCTGGGCATATCCGTTGATAATCAGGATGGTTTGACCTTAATCATTCAGCCAGGAGCCGCGATCGATAACCAAGGGAATCCGATAATCGTTCCGACTCAAGAAACGTTCAAGTTCAGGATTCAAACTCGACCTGAAAGTGAGAAAGAACTCCAGATATATATTGTGCTTCAAGCCGTCGATCCGAACGACCTCAAAGGACTGCCGCAAGAGACACAAACAGTACCAGAATACTTCAAAATCCATGAGCGCCGAAAACTTCAACCTGGCGACATCGAACTCTGCCGAATTCTCCTAAATGCTGACCAAGATGTTCTCGAAGTCAGTTCACCCAAGGATCCCTTTTTCCCAAAACCCAATGAACTCGATTTTCGTTATCGTCCCATTCCTCGTCCCCGTACATCTTTTGATATTCAAGTTGGAGCAGTCGTTACGTCCTCTGATCATATTCAATCAGCTCCCTATCTGATTAAGGGCTGGACTGACTTAATAGCGTCTATCCCGTCTCTCTATCCTCGGCTATCTGCACATTCAATGGTGCAGCAATATAGTCCAACAGAACTTGGAGAGCTGAATGTCCAGTCATGTCAGCTCTTACACCTGCCGTACAGAATATTGGGTACGCTCGATCGCGGGTGGCTCATGCCGATTCTCGATCGATTTATTCAAGATGGTGGAACGGTCTTAGTCAGTATTGATATTGATCAAATTAATGATTTGATGGAAAACCGCAATTTCGCGGAACATTTGCAAATTTTTCGGGCTTTGAAACTAGAAGCACGGCAGCTTGACTATGCCTTTACTGATAGACACAAATATGGATCTCAGGAGACCGCGAATTCACTCAAGGGGGCAATTGATTCTGAGATTGAAGACTACTCAGCGGAAATTTTATCCGATTTATCCCATCTGATCCAGAAAATCAATCAAACCCATCGTATGGGATTCGATGATGAACATGCTGAGCTCGAACTCGAACATCCCTTACGTCGTTTCCCCTTCCCCTTCAGCCAATTACCAACCTACAAGGGCTATCCAGTCTACGTGAAGCAACAGGGCGGATGGATTTTAATGCTGGGCGATTTGAATGAGGTTTGGTCAATCGATCCCAATTTTGACTGCTCCCGCGAGGTCCTACGATCGGCCCAAGAATTTGGCATCAATATTCTGCACTTTGCTGCTCAGCGCTGGCAGCAAATCAATTATGCAAATTATCAAATCACCGACTAAACCGCCGCATCCATTAGCCGTTGTATCAGTATTATGACTCCCTCCGTAAAGGAATCCCGTAATCATAGTCAGGCCCCACCATTCCGGGTGGATCTCTCGACTTCAGAATTGAAGTTGCAGCCAAATGGCAGC
Above is a genomic segment from Romeriopsis navalis LEGE 11480 containing:
- a CDS encoding phage tail protein produces the protein MTVAQVRHLNASSTPQSPPSRRQQTSDQPTLKITLTPLEPNKFPPAHHDRNGELDTWSTSTGSTQPQNKVALPQLCLCPGEITTLQVDLDNSHHFPGYQICLMSDALSGELQHNKIKYEIYQDIQASTHFYTDSPEHPPTKQLKVAHLPQQFFVRFFAESDFFEDPLLRSNQGESPSLNYSINLLIYTLTKVGEPQHLIASHAFELFVRPRTRYLEFLPGVYQERKFVGDFINRFLKIFEQAFDPTVQTIDNLWAYLDPLTAPRGMLPFLAEWVSWHNETDWPIEKQRQLIHQAIELYRCRGTKHGLKRYLHYYTNLPEANIKIDDKPYTGFTLNDSGVELPPSNQWSEYGYTPAITSSGTNVAILGAGQAFHFTVTLIVDRPNQYLDRQLIESIINETKPAFCTYELIITRLETELANTEPAGLITNPEDSSYD